A stretch of the Vicia villosa cultivar HV-30 ecotype Madison, WI unplaced genomic scaffold, Vvil1.0 ctg.000645F_1_1, whole genome shotgun sequence genome encodes the following:
- the LOC131630119 gene encoding uncharacterized protein LOC131630119 has protein sequence MTQFMEVLANVTKGQEDLRVLVENSRRTENDGQQFGLFNDVSGRIDDHHDENEFRCPSYVPYNPFNQNQGFPPPPPSRLLRGNQNHGNQDLEFDNGDQLSRHGVESVHGKVEKFRLIEERLRAVEGKEVLGMDINDLGLVPGVRIPVKFKVPFFDKYNRATCPMTHVKAYYRKMSVYYEDEGFLMHFFQDNLAGASLEWTQLQSLVQGSKESFKEYAKKLRELAARVQPPMTEREMVDMFTSTFSGLYYLACSSSANFSEMVRYGERVEMGLKMGKIQLGVSANTSSGKKQAEGYSRRNEGTVNAVTIPVPLQQQQHQQGQRSNNNRYPPWTRPHRNFDAIPMTYSQLQQHLLKIEKITLRDGPNAPDTQSPNYNANTRCTFHSGAAGHDTERCVALKNKVQDLLDQNVI, from the exons ATGACACAGTTTATGGAGGTGTTGGCTAACGTCACCAAAGGTCAGGAGGATTTGCGAGTTCTCGTCGAGAATTCTAGGAGGACTGAAAATGATGGACAACAGTTTGGGTTATTTAATGATGTGTCGGGCCGGATTGATGATCATCATGATGAGAATGAGTTCAGGTGCCCTTCTTATGTGCCTTATAATCCTTTCAACCAGAATCAGGGGTTCCCTCCACCACCCCCGTCTCGTCTTTTGAGAGGAAATCAAAATCATGGTAATCAAGACCTCGAATTTGATAATGGGGATCAACTTTCTAGACATGGTGTGGAGAGTGTGCACGGTAAGGTTGAGAAGTTTCGTCTGATTGAGGAGCGTCTGAGGGCTGTTGAAGGAAAAGAAGTTTTGggcatggatatcaatgacttggggttAGTTCCTGGTGTGAGGATTCCAGTGAAATTCAAAGTTCCATTCTTTGACAAGTACAACAGAGCGACTTGCCCTATGACTCATGTTAAGGCGTATTATCGGAAGATGTCAGTGTACTATGAAGATGAGGGCTTTTTAATGCACTTCTTCCAAGACAATTTGGCGGGAGCTTCTTTGGAGTG GACTCAATTGCAGAGTTTGGTTCAGGGTTCCaaagaatctttcaaggagtatgctaaaAAATTGCGTGAACTAGCTGCGAGAGTTCAGCCACCAATGACTGAGCGTGAGATGGTTGATATGTTCACAAGTACTTTCTCTGGACTCTACTACTTGGCTTGTAGTTCTTCAGCGAATTTTTCAGAAATGGTGAGATATGGTGAGCGTGTTGAAATGGGCCtaaagatggggaaaattcagTTGGGAGTCTCTGCTAATACTTCTAGTGGTAAGAAACAAGCTGAGGGCTATTCCAGAAGGAACGAAGGAACT GTTAATGCTGTTACTATTCCTGTGCcgctgcaacaacaacaacatcagcagGGACAACGCTCTAACAACAATCGCTACCCTCCCTGGACTAGGCCTCATAGAAATTTTGATGCAATCCCTATGACATATTCCCAACTTCAGCAACATCTGCTCAAGATTGAGAAGATTACTTTGAGGGATGGTCCGAACGCTCCGGATACACAGTCTCCCAACTACAATGCAAATACGCGTTGTACTTTCCATTCTGGTGCTGCAGGGCACGATACCGAAAGATGCGTTGCTTTGAAAAATAAGGTGCAGGACCTATTGGATCAGAATGTGATATAG
- the LOC131630120 gene encoding uncharacterized protein LOC131630120, with protein sequence MALIIVFQFYDPQLRCFTFQDYQLVPTLEEYSNILNIQITDDDVPFVRVPKVVRFEKIAEALHLGIKEVERNWTSSGAIPGFYLCFLISKAEEVAKKERWDDLGRLLAIMIYGIVLFPSLENFVSLSAICVFMNKKAVPTLLAETYFAIHSRNGKGGYVGGFCHSFYRWFMLHLPVKGPFVLKKSSLRWSDRLVYLTSYDVRWNYWVGKVWNIITSCGQYSNVPLIGTRGCISYNPTLAYRQLGYAMEGSRKDVEAFELVYFADGKNPMELEKIASAWTKVHRRDQITLRKKVPIAMGPYMDWVKPRAKDLLLPFVKSDPLYEQPPVILSDTVFAELYTQAKADNIKLQAKDREVDLENYFRDQEKADLARKLKQAEGEGSSMARAQRCSYELMERKLYQKQQECLKLQKSESSGKRKMRDLEKQLVEEKAKSARLEEELARLRTQRR encoded by the coding sequence ATGGCCTTGATCATTGTCTTTCAGTTCTACGACCCACAGTTGAGGTGTTTCACATTCCAAGATTATCAACTGGTTCCAACACTTGAGGAATACTCTAATATCCTCAACATCCAAATTACTGATGATGATGTGCCTTTTGTTCGGGTTCCTAAGGTTGTAAGGTTTGAAAAGATAGCCGAAGCTCTTCATTTGGGTATAAAAGAAGTGGAAAGAAATTGGACGTCATCTGGTGCTATTCCTGGTTTCTATCTTTGTTTTCTGATTAGTAAGGCTGAGGAGGTGGCTAAGAAAGAGCGTTGGGATGATCTTGGTCGATTGCTTGCTATTATGATTTACGGCATTGTGTTGTTCCCATCACTGGAGAACTTTGTGAGCTTGTCGGCTATCTGTGTCTTCATGAACAAAAAAGCTGTGCCAACATTGCTTGCGGAAACCTATTTTGCTATCCACTCTAGAAATGGGAAGGGAGGATATGTTGGAGGTTTTTGTCACTCGTTTTATCGATGGTTTATGTTGCATTTGCCAGTAAAAGGGCCATTTGTACTCAAGAAGAGTTCTCTTCGGTGGTCGGACAGGCTTGTTTACCTAACCTCTTATGACGTCAGGTGGAATTATTGGGTGGGGAAGGTTTGGAACATCATCACCAGTTGCGGTCAATATTCTAATGTTCCTCTCATAGGAACCAGAGGTTGTATTAGTTATAATCCCACACTCGCCTACCGCCAATTGGGATACGCAATGGAAGGGTCTCGGAAAGATGTAGAAGCGTTTGAATTAGTGTATTTTGCCGATGGTAAAAATCCTATGGAGCTAGAGAAGATAGCGTCTGCTTGGACTAAAGTTCACAGGAGAGATCAAATTACTCTAAGaaagaaggttcctattgctatgGGTCCTTATATGGATTGGGTCAAGCCAAGAGCCAAAGATTTGTTGTTGCCCTTTGTAAAGTCGGATCCATTGTACGAACAACCTCCTGTCATCTTGTCTGATACAGTTTTTGCTGAGCTCTACACTCAAGCCAAGGCGGATAACATCAAACTTCAAGCGAAGGATAGAGAGGTTGACTTGGAGAATTATTTTCGAGATCAAGAAAAGGCGGATTTGGCTCGTAAGCTCAAGCAAGCGGAAGGTGAAGGTTCAAGCATGGCACGAGCCCAAAGATGTTCTTATGAACTAATGGAGAGAAAGTTGTACCAAAAGCAACAAGAATGTTTGAAGTTACAAAAGTCCGAAAGCAGTGGCAAAAGAAAGATGCGAGACTTGGAAAAGCAGTTAGTGGAAGAAAAGGCCAAGTCAGCTCGACTTGAGGAAGAGCTTGCAAGACTCCGAACCCAACGGAGATGA